One part of the Enterococcus sp. DIV1094 genome encodes these proteins:
- a CDS encoding DUF3284 domain-containing protein, with protein sequence MRIDTLNYRKKIPTKAAEFYQVLLEEQLNYFQSKDASIIELTEGTTVITALQTKLGQTSVESTMTIRRLVKDELLEMTTDYAGGKIIQTYQLKSQENDQFTLLYSERNELVDAKTQLSLLFVLPFYKFFYNRNLAKRVNYLLQKI encoded by the coding sequence GTGCGAATCGATACATTGAACTACCGAAAGAAGATCCCGACAAAAGCCGCAGAATTTTACCAAGTACTACTTGAGGAACAATTGAATTATTTTCAAAGCAAGGATGCTTCGATTATAGAGCTGACAGAAGGAACAACTGTCATAACTGCCTTGCAAACGAAGCTAGGACAAACGAGCGTTGAAAGTACGATGACGATCCGCCGATTGGTCAAGGATGAATTACTTGAAATGACGACTGATTACGCAGGAGGAAAAATCATTCAAACGTACCAACTGAAAAGTCAAGAAAACGACCAATTCACGTTGTTGTATTCCGAAAGAAATGAATTGGTCGATGCTAAAACTCAGTTAAGCTTGCTGTTTGTCCTGCCTTTTTACAAATTCTTTTACAATCGGAATTTAGCAAAACGAGTCAATTATTTGCTGCAAAAGATTTAG
- a CDS encoding PTS sugar transporter subunit IIC has translation MKFVDKLAEKMVPAATLIANNKYLLSLRDGFMMAFPATMFASIMIIIQNLPTTFGFATFLPEAFNTFLNEFFGPVGNATMSISALFIVYGIGYQLAGHYKQPQVFAGAISLSCFIMLLPFGSDEAMGTFIPLSKLGAEGMFVGILTAIVATEIYSRISRSGFTIKMPESVPPMIAESFVAIIPGAAPLFLFNIIRYLFTFTTWGNAVDFVYQMLQQPLMGLGGTLPAVLIAVFFTQLFWWFGIHGTLVVNAVIDPIMGALAIENFEAYKDGVEQLPHIINTTFMGVFVNQGMQLGISITMAFFIARSIRMKKTMKTIIAPAIFNVSEPMTFGLPVVLNPVAFIPWILAPLASTTISYFAIYFGLVPRPIGATVVWTTPILLSGWLGTGSITGALLQIVTVVVMTLIWVPFLVAMDREYLNEERQQVKQEKENQLMDGKITIEEQ, from the coding sequence ATGAAGTTTGTCGATAAATTAGCTGAAAAAATGGTTCCTGCTGCCACACTGATCGCAAATAATAAATATCTGCTTAGTCTCCGAGACGGTTTTATGATGGCTTTTCCTGCAACAATGTTTGCTTCGATCATGATCATTATCCAAAATTTGCCAACAACGTTTGGCTTCGCTACATTTCTACCGGAGGCTTTCAATACTTTCTTAAATGAATTTTTTGGTCCTGTAGGAAATGCGACAATGAGTATTTCTGCACTTTTTATCGTTTACGGGATCGGCTATCAATTAGCTGGTCATTATAAACAGCCGCAAGTCTTTGCTGGTGCCATTTCACTTTCTTGTTTCATCATGCTTTTACCATTTGGAAGTGACGAAGCAATGGGGACCTTTATTCCTTTATCTAAACTAGGCGCTGAAGGAATGTTCGTTGGTATTTTGACAGCGATTGTCGCGACAGAAATTTATAGCCGCATCAGTCGTTCAGGATTTACGATCAAAATGCCAGAATCTGTTCCGCCGATGATCGCTGAATCTTTTGTGGCAATCATCCCTGGTGCTGCTCCTTTATTTTTATTCAACATCATCCGTTACTTGTTTACTTTTACGACATGGGGAAATGCAGTCGATTTCGTTTATCAGATGTTGCAACAACCTTTGATGGGGCTAGGCGGGACTTTGCCAGCTGTGTTGATTGCTGTCTTCTTTACGCAACTTTTCTGGTGGTTCGGTATCCACGGTACATTAGTTGTCAATGCGGTGATCGATCCGATCATGGGAGCATTGGCGATTGAAAACTTTGAAGCGTATAAAGACGGCGTAGAGCAGTTGCCACATATCATCAATACGACGTTTATGGGCGTTTTCGTCAATCAAGGGATGCAACTTGGGATTTCGATCACGATGGCGTTCTTTATTGCTCGTTCGATCCGTATGAAGAAAACGATGAAAACGATCATTGCACCAGCTATTTTTAACGTATCCGAACCAATGACGTTTGGCTTACCCGTTGTATTGAACCCTGTAGCATTCATCCCTTGGATCCTAGCGCCGCTGGCTTCCACGACGATCTCATACTTTGCTATTTACTTTGGTTTGGTTCCTCGTCCAATCGGAGCAACAGTAGTCTGGACTACTCCAATTTTACTTTCAGGTTGGTTGGGGACAGGTTCGATCACCGGCGCTCTTTTACAAATCGTAACAGTAGTAGTAATGACACTGATCTGGGTACCATTCTTAGTTGCGATGGACCGTGAATACTTGAATGAAGAACGTCAACAAGTAAAACAAGAAAAAGAAAATCAATTGATGGACGGGAAGATCACCATCGAAGAACAGTAG